One window from the genome of Streptomyces cadmiisoli encodes:
- a CDS encoding NUDIX hydrolase, with amino-acid sequence MNLYDDAVLVLKGYKGQPDLRDAYLDHLASHPDGMWKACHAGHVTASALVVDPEHGRVLLTLHRKLRMWLQMGGHCEPGDTTLESAALREAAEESGVAGLTLLPGGPVRLDRHPIPPPCHWHFDVQYAVLAPPGAVQEISDESLDLRWFGYDEVAGVADESVVRLLEATRARL; translated from the coding sequence ATGAACCTGTACGACGACGCGGTCCTCGTACTCAAGGGCTACAAGGGCCAGCCGGACCTGCGTGACGCCTACCTGGACCATCTCGCATCGCATCCGGACGGCATGTGGAAGGCGTGCCACGCCGGCCATGTCACGGCGAGTGCCCTGGTGGTGGATCCCGAGCACGGCCGGGTCCTGCTGACGCTGCACAGGAAGCTGCGGATGTGGCTCCAGATGGGCGGTCACTGCGAGCCCGGCGACACCACGCTGGAGTCGGCGGCCCTGCGGGAGGCGGCGGAGGAGTCGGGGGTGGCGGGCCTGACGCTGCTGCCCGGTGGCCCGGTGCGGCTGGACCGGCATCCGATCCCGCCGCCGTGCCACTGGCACTTCGACGTGCAGTACGCCGTCCTGGCACCGCCCGGAGCGGTCCAGGAGATCAGCGACGAGTCCCTGGACCTGCGCTGGTTCGGGTACGACGAGGTGGCCGGCGTGGCGGACGAGTCCGTCGTACGGCTGCTGGAGGCGACGCGCGCCCGCCTGTGA
- a CDS encoding AIM24 family protein, translating to MQSPLFAHNDQQTQERWSLQNKQMLRVTLEGHDDILARKGTMVAYQGLVEFDAEFQSRSAARSRAHTGEGLDLMRCHGQGTVFLANLAQHIHVMEVDQDGLTVDSSYVLAMDSALHHEVIAVDSLYGISGSGKYQLNITGRGRVALMTSGAPLMMQVTPDRYVNCDADAIVAWSTGLRVQMQAQTHSSGVWRRRGSTGEGWELSFMGTGYALVQPSELLPPQNAQIGHGAAAQFGMGQQGARGQNQGNVWS from the coding sequence ATGCAGAGTCCACTTTTCGCCCACAACGACCAGCAGACCCAGGAACGCTGGAGCCTGCAGAACAAGCAGATGCTGCGCGTCACCCTGGAGGGCCACGACGACATCCTGGCCCGCAAGGGCACCATGGTCGCCTACCAGGGGCTCGTCGAGTTCGACGCCGAGTTCCAGAGCCGCAGCGCCGCACGCTCGCGTGCGCACACCGGCGAGGGCCTGGACCTGATGCGCTGCCACGGGCAGGGCACCGTCTTCCTCGCCAACCTCGCCCAGCACATCCATGTGATGGAGGTGGACCAGGACGGGCTGACCGTCGACAGCAGCTACGTGCTGGCGATGGACTCCGCCCTGCACCACGAGGTCATCGCCGTCGACAGCCTGTACGGCATCTCCGGGTCCGGCAAGTACCAGCTCAACATCACCGGACGCGGCCGGGTCGCCCTGATGACCTCCGGCGCGCCCCTGATGATGCAGGTCACACCCGACAGGTACGTCAACTGTGACGCCGACGCGATCGTCGCGTGGTCCACCGGGCTGCGGGTGCAGATGCAGGCGCAGACCCACTCCTCCGGGGTGTGGCGGCGCCGGGGCAGCACCGGGGAGGGCTGGGAGCTCAGCTTCATGGGCACCGGCTACGCCCTGGTCCAGCCCAGCGAACTGCTGCCGCCGCAGAACGCCCAGATCGGGCACGGAGCCGCCGCGCAGTTCGGCATGGGGCAGCAGGGAGCGCGCGGCCAGAACCAGGGCAACGTCTGGAGCTGA
- a CDS encoding AIM24 family protein, whose product MNQPLAGHAPAPVTARMDNHGNHMLKVAMQTGNDLLARVGSMVAYEGFIQYEPNPPAVRQVARDWATGEGAPLMKCSGDGLLYLADYGANVVVINLNGDGISVNATNLLAFDAHLTWGVERVKGLAKFAGQGLWNTRISGQGWVALTSRGKPIVVDCGGGEDETYVDPDALVAWSPNLKVKGKRSFKAQSLIGRGSGEAFQMAFSGQGIVVVQPSEDSTDRLRVRG is encoded by the coding sequence ATGAACCAGCCGCTCGCGGGCCACGCCCCCGCACCCGTCACCGCCCGCATGGACAACCACGGCAACCACATGCTGAAGGTCGCCATGCAGACCGGGAACGACCTCCTCGCGCGCGTGGGGTCGATGGTCGCCTACGAGGGCTTCATCCAGTACGAGCCCAACCCGCCGGCCGTCCGGCAGGTCGCCCGCGACTGGGCGACCGGCGAGGGCGCGCCCCTGATGAAGTGCTCCGGCGACGGACTTCTCTACCTCGCCGACTACGGCGCCAACGTCGTCGTGATCAACCTCAACGGCGACGGCATCTCCGTCAACGCCACCAACCTGCTCGCCTTCGACGCGCATCTGACGTGGGGTGTCGAGCGGGTCAAGGGGCTGGCGAAGTTCGCCGGGCAGGGCCTGTGGAACACCAGGATCTCCGGGCAGGGCTGGGTCGCGCTGACCTCCCGGGGCAAGCCGATCGTCGTCGACTGCGGCGGCGGCGAGGACGAGACCTACGTCGACCCGGACGCGCTCGTCGCCTGGTCCCCGAACCTCAAGGTGAAGGGCAAGCGCAGCTTCAAGGCGCAGTCACTGATCGGCCGGGGCAGCGGCGAGGCGTTCCAGATGGCCTTCTCCGGCCAGGGCATCGTCGTCGTCCAGCCCAGCGAGGACAGCACCGACCGTCTCCGGGTCCGGGGCTGA
- a CDS encoding TerD family protein, producing the protein MAREFQRGHKAKISDLTAGTDLYVGVQISGPGLTFDISCFGLDADERLSDDRYFVFFNQQKSPEEAVQLLGAQAGDTESFRVTLDRIPQQIHKLSFTATVDGAGQMSQITTGYIRIVAGGEEVARYAFNGSEFSTERAVMLGDFYLKDVWRFAAVGQGFDGGLDALLKNFGGEVQEEEAPAAPQPQSGGAPGFAPPAQAAAPPAFGVPAAPAAPAPQPAPAPQPAAQGFAPPAGATPPPPPAPAPPVHTAPTVVAPMTPPGPSVSPPAPAPAPPYGQPGPQQPPYGQPPYGQGAPGQTAPLPPGYAQPQAPTAPAPPPGHGQPTPPPGYGQPTPPPGFGQQPPGQVPGQQTAPYGVPQGAGQAPGVAAALQKFRETPTGQRWTQQNRKLVRVDLGIGGQPVLARQGSMVLYQGKVDFSYKGAGFAGRIVGNATGQEMQLMRCTGQGQVFLAENSTMLHPIELQGDGICVSAENVLAFDESLQYEIRRIEGHGIPGGALFTMQFTGTGTIVVKTHGTPVVLPVTPTTFADCNAVVAWSAASQVVVSSQVRMRRNAYPGDTGESVNLQFRGAPGNFIVVQPYEI; encoded by the coding sequence ATGGCCAGGGAATTCCAGCGCGGCCACAAGGCCAAGATCAGTGACCTCACCGCGGGCACGGATCTGTACGTAGGTGTGCAGATCTCCGGCCCCGGACTGACCTTCGACATCAGCTGCTTCGGTCTGGACGCCGACGAACGGCTGTCGGACGACCGCTACTTCGTCTTCTTCAACCAGCAGAAGTCTCCGGAGGAGGCCGTTCAGCTGCTGGGTGCGCAGGCGGGCGACACGGAGTCCTTCCGGGTCACGCTCGACCGGATCCCGCAGCAGATCCACAAGCTGTCCTTCACGGCGACGGTCGACGGCGCCGGACAGATGTCGCAGATCACCACCGGTTACATCCGGATCGTCGCGGGTGGCGAGGAGGTGGCCCGGTACGCGTTCAACGGCTCGGAGTTCTCCACCGAGCGCGCCGTGATGCTGGGCGACTTCTACCTGAAGGACGTGTGGCGGTTCGCCGCCGTCGGGCAGGGCTTCGACGGCGGACTGGACGCCCTGCTGAAGAACTTCGGCGGTGAGGTCCAGGAGGAGGAGGCGCCGGCCGCGCCCCAGCCGCAGAGCGGCGGGGCTCCCGGTTTCGCGCCGCCCGCGCAGGCGGCCGCGCCGCCCGCTTTCGGCGTCCCGGCCGCCCCGGCGGCACCCGCGCCGCAGCCCGCCCCTGCCCCGCAGCCCGCGGCGCAGGGCTTCGCGCCCCCCGCGGGGGCCACCCCGCCCCCGCCTCCGGCACCCGCACCCCCGGTCCACACCGCGCCGACGGTCGTGGCGCCCATGACGCCGCCCGGCCCGTCCGTGTCCCCGCCCGCCCCGGCGCCCGCACCGCCCTACGGCCAGCCCGGCCCGCAGCAGCCGCCGTACGGTCAGCCGCCGTACGGCCAGGGCGCGCCCGGCCAGACCGCACCGCTGCCGCCCGGCTATGCCCAGCCGCAGGCCCCGACGGCCCCCGCGCCGCCCCCGGGCCACGGGCAGCCCACGCCCCCGCCCGGCTACGGGCAGCCCACCCCGCCGCCGGGCTTCGGACAGCAGCCGCCGGGGCAGGTCCCCGGTCAGCAGACCGCTCCGTACGGCGTCCCGCAGGGCGCCGGGCAGGCACCCGGTGTGGCCGCGGCGCTCCAGAAGTTCCGGGAGACGCCGACCGGGCAGCGCTGGACGCAGCAGAACCGGAAGCTGGTCCGTGTCGACCTCGGCATCGGTGGCCAGCCCGTGCTCGCCCGGCAGGGCAGCATGGTGCTCTACCAGGGCAAGGTCGACTTCAGCTACAAGGGCGCCGGATTCGCCGGCCGGATCGTCGGCAACGCGACCGGCCAGGAGATGCAGCTGATGCGTTGCACCGGTCAGGGACAGGTGTTCCTCGCCGAGAACTCCACGATGCTGCATCCCATCGAGCTCCAGGGCGACGGCATCTGCGTCTCCGCCGAGAACGTCCTCGCCTTCGACGAGAGCCTCCAGTACGAGATCCGCCGCATCGAGGGTCACGGCATCCCCGGCGGCGCGCTGTTCACGATGCAGTTCACCGGCACCGGCACGATCGTCGTCAAGACGCACGGCACGCCCGTGGTGCTGCCGGTCACGCCGACGACGTTCGCCGACTGCAACGCCGTGGTCGCGTGGTCGGCCGCCTCCCAGGTGGTCGTCTCCAGCCAGGTGCGGATGCGGCGCAACGCCTACCCCGGTGACACCGGGGAGAGCGTCAACCTCCAGTTCCGCGGCGCGCCCGGCAACTTCATCGTCGTCCAGCCGTACGAGATCTGA
- a CDS encoding M48 family metallopeptidase has protein sequence MPADPLHRAGKPQRSTTSPPPSGSGASAIEVRRSTRRRRTVSAYREGDRTVVLIPARMSEAEEQRWVTVMLDKLAAQESKRMFGDAELAARAEQLSAQYFDGRARPATVRWVTNQNTRWGSCTPSEGSIRLSHRLQGMPEYVVDYVLLHELAHLLVPGHGPRFWRLLEAYPRTERARGYLEGVVAAGRLPHPPGARGE, from the coding sequence GTGCCCGCCGACCCACTGCATCGTGCCGGAAAGCCACAGCGCAGCACGACGAGTCCGCCGCCGAGCGGCTCGGGGGCGAGCGCGATCGAGGTGCGCCGGAGTACCCGTCGACGCAGGACGGTCTCCGCGTACCGCGAGGGCGATCGCACCGTCGTGCTCATCCCGGCCCGGATGTCCGAGGCCGAGGAGCAGCGCTGGGTGACCGTCATGCTCGACAAACTCGCCGCCCAGGAGAGCAAGCGGATGTTCGGCGACGCCGAACTGGCCGCGCGTGCGGAGCAGCTGTCCGCGCAGTACTTCGACGGTCGCGCCCGGCCGGCCACGGTGCGCTGGGTCACCAACCAGAACACCCGCTGGGGCTCTTGCACGCCGTCGGAGGGCAGCATCCGCCTGTCGCACCGGCTGCAGGGCATGCCCGAGTACGTCGTCGACTACGTCCTGCTGCACGAGTTGGCGCATCTGCTGGTGCCGGGACACGGGCCCCGCTTCTGGCGGTTGCTGGAGGCGTACCCGCGTACGGAGCGGGCGCGTGGCTACCTGGAGGGCGTGGTGGCGGCCGGCCGGTTGCCGCATCCGCCCGGCGCCCGCGGTGAGTGA
- a CDS encoding TOMM precursor leader peptide-binding protein, with protein sequence MHPMVKPALRRGWRDLNTVQFGMTPAHAMALGPMDPATGHFLDLLNGTRGLPLLREQGRHMDLPDGHVDALVDRLARSGLLDDAKGGGPPADALREKKDTLDRLRPDLASLSLTTSAPGEAMGRLAARRSLRVQVRGAGRVGAVLASLLSAAGIGEVDVRDCGRVEPWDVTPGGLPAECVGERRDEAARRHARRAAPGRPPRRDPRSHTETPEPGFSLVILAPRDDVAVHAPAPDTAHPLITSGTPHLYAGVVEGTGMVGPLVLPGETGCARCLHETRTDEDPAWPRLVAQWRSGRQPDVRPCDLALATTVAGLAAGHALTYLDNRSASAAGVRWEVSLPTLRWHARPVRAHPACPCGASEKTRGEGTSEEAQAHETMAVERPSAEPRRTAGAARPAGTWRAHV encoded by the coding sequence ATGCATCCAATGGTGAAACCGGCGCTGCGGCGCGGCTGGCGCGACCTCAACACCGTGCAGTTCGGCATGACACCGGCGCACGCCATGGCACTGGGGCCGATGGACCCGGCCACAGGACACTTCCTCGACCTGCTCAACGGCACACGCGGCCTGCCGCTCCTGCGCGAACAGGGACGGCACATGGACCTGCCGGACGGTCATGTCGACGCGCTCGTGGACCGACTGGCCCGGTCCGGACTCCTCGACGACGCCAAGGGCGGCGGCCCGCCCGCCGACGCACTGCGCGAGAAGAAGGACACGCTCGACCGGCTGCGCCCCGATCTCGCCTCGCTGTCCCTGACCACCTCCGCACCCGGCGAAGCCATGGGCCGGCTGGCCGCACGGCGCTCCCTGCGCGTCCAGGTCCGCGGAGCCGGCCGGGTGGGCGCCGTCCTGGCGTCGCTGCTGTCGGCGGCCGGGATCGGCGAGGTCGACGTGCGCGACTGCGGCCGCGTCGAACCCTGGGACGTCACACCCGGTGGACTGCCCGCGGAGTGCGTCGGCGAGCGCCGCGACGAAGCCGCCCGACGTCACGCACGTCGGGCCGCCCCCGGCCGCCCGCCCCGCCGCGACCCCCGGTCACACACCGAGACTCCCGAACCCGGATTCTCCTTGGTGATCCTCGCCCCACGCGACGACGTCGCCGTGCACGCCCCCGCCCCGGACACCGCGCACCCGCTGATCACCTCCGGCACACCCCACCTGTACGCCGGAGTCGTCGAGGGTACCGGCATGGTCGGCCCCCTCGTCCTGCCCGGCGAGACCGGCTGCGCCCGCTGCCTGCACGAGACCCGCACCGACGAGGACCCGGCCTGGCCCCGTCTGGTCGCGCAGTGGCGCTCGGGCAGGCAGCCCGACGTCCGGCCCTGCGACCTGGCCCTCGCCACCACCGTCGCCGGACTGGCGGCCGGGCACGCGCTCACCTACCTCGACAATCGGTCGGCCTCCGCGGCCGGCGTCCGCTGGGAGGTCTCCCTCCCCACCCTCCGCTGGCACGCCCGCCCCGTCCGGGCACACCCGGCATGCCCGTGCGGCGCTTCGGAGAAAACCCGAGGGGAAGGCACCTCGGAAGAAGCGCAGGCACACGAGACAATGGCGGTGGAACGGCCATCAGCGGAGCCACGCCGTACGGCGGGCGCGGCACGGCCGGCTGGGACCTGGAGGGCGCATGTCTGA